In Armatimonadota bacterium, the genomic window TCTTTCAGATCTGGGCCTAGACCCGCCCGCCCCTGGTGGAGGCGGCCAGCCCGGCCTGCAGCGCCGCCTTCTTGTCCTCCTCGCTGGCGTGCTCGCTGTGGAGGTAACAGCGCGCGGTGTGGGTGTTCACGCCCACGGGGTACTCCGGGGGATCGGCCTTCACGCACACCTCCATGGCAAAGGGGCAACGCGGGGCAAAGGTGCATCCCGGCGGCAGGTCAATCAGACTGGGCGGCTGCCCCTCGATGGGGATCAGCCGCTCCTTGCGTTCGTAGAGCTTGGGGATGCTGTGCAGCAGGCCCCAGGTATAGGGATGCCGCGGGTCGCGGAAGATGTCCTCCACCGTGGCGTGTTCCACCGGCCGGCCGGCGTACATCACGACCACGTTGTCCGCCATCTCGGCCACCACGCCCAGGTTGTGGGTGATGAGGATGATCGCCATGTGGAACTCCTGCTGCAGCTCCCGCATCAGGTCCAGGATCTGGGCCTGGATGGTGACGTCCAGGGCCGTGGTGGGCTCGTCGGCAATCAGGATGGCCGGGTTGCAGGACAGCGCCATGGCGATCATGACGCGCTGACGCATCCCCCCGCTGAACTGGTGGGGGTAGTCCCGCACCCGCTCCCGGGCCAGCGGGATCTTCACCTTCTCCAGCATCTCCGCGGCCCGGTCCCAGGCGTCCTTCTTGCTCAGCCCCTGGTGCAGCATGACCGCCTCGGCGATCTGCTCGCCGATGGTCAGCACCGGGTTCAGCGAGGTCATCGGCTCCTGGAAGATCATGGCGATGCGGTTGCCGCGGATCTTCCGCATCTCCTCCTCGGGGAGGCTGAGCAGGTTCGTCCCCTGGAAGAAGATCTCCCCCTCCACGATCTTGCCGGGGGGGGTGGGGATGAGGCGCATCACGGAAAGGGCGTGCACGCTCTTCCCGCACCCCGATTCCCCCACAATGCCCAGGGTCTCCCCCTTGCGCAGGTCGTAGGAGAGACCGTCCACGGCTTTGACCACGCCCTCGTCGGTGTAGAAGTATGTTTTCAGGTTGCGAACGGAAAGTAGCGTCTCCTCGGCCATCGGCTCACCTCAACTCAAGCAGACCCATGATCTACTTCGGCTGTCGCCGCCCTCGTCCTCTCAACGCTCGCCCCAGGTCCACTCCCAGGCGTTCCACGGGATGTAGAAGGTGCCCAGCCCCGTCGGCCGGATGTTCCGCAGCGCCCGCATGTTGGTGGTCAGGCTGAGGC contains:
- a CDS encoding ABC transporter ATP-binding protein, producing the protein MAEETLLSVRNLKTYFYTDEGVVKAVDGLSYDLRKGETLGIVGESGCGKSVHALSVMRLIPTPPGKIVEGEIFFQGTNLLSLPEEEMRKIRGNRIAMIFQEPMTSLNPVLTIGEQIAEAVMLHQGLSKKDAWDRAAEMLEKVKIPLARERVRDYPHQFSGGMRQRVMIAMALSCNPAILIADEPTTALDVTIQAQILDLMRELQQEFHMAIILITHNLGVVAEMADNVVVMYAGRPVEHATVEDIFRDPRHPYTWGLLHSIPKLYERKERLIPIEGQPPSLIDLPPGCTFAPRCPFAMEVCVKADPPEYPVGVNTHTARCYLHSEHASEEDKKAALQAGLAASTRGGRV